The nucleotide sequence TGACTTGTGTTGGCGATCTGGAAAAAAGAGTGCTCCATGGTCGGAGTAAGTCCTGCTCTCAGGACCGGATGCATCCCTCTTTGCATGATCTTTTCAAGAAGGATTTCTGCAAGCCTGGTAGCCGGACGATCATACCGGATCAGCACAATGTCTCCCTTTTTGTACCTCCCCTTCCTGGCGGATGTCAGACCCCACATGAGGACCTCCGAGTATTTCTCCAATCGGTAATCGGTAAGCATAGTGATCTCTCCTTTCTATCTTTCCTCTCCCCTTTCCTTGACTATCCACAGAGCCTCGTCGAATCGGTGATAGAATCTTCGCAAACAATACAGAGGCCTATCCCCGGTGCAAGAAATGATCGCAACATGCCCGGCGATTCTATTTCAATTCAATGAGCATTTCAAATTATTCTGCAAGAAGGGAGAAAAGGGTGCACCATTTCGGGTTATTCTCAAGGTCACTCGGCCTGGATACAGGGACCAACCGCACTTCCCCCTTCCCGGGCTTGACAAGGCTTCGTTCCCCCTTAAGTTTGCCTAAAGTACGGAATGATAAAAGAGGAGAAGGAAAAAATATGCTGAGGAAACTGGTTGTGGGGCCTTATCAAACCAATTGTTATATACTTGGATGCGAAAAGACAAAACAAGGTGCCGTCATTGATCCTGGCGACGAGGTCTACCGCATTGTAAGAGAGATCACCAGAAATGCATTGCGGATCTCTTTCATCCTTTTCACCCATGGACATCCCGATCACACGGGAGGAGCGGCCGACTTGAAGAGAATCACCAAGGCCCCCCTCCTTATTCATCGCCTCGATGCACCGGGATTGGGGGTGCCCCCTGACGGATACCTCCAGGAAGGACAGCAGATTCAGGTGGGTCATTACAAACTACGTGTAATCCATACCCCTGGACACTCCCCCGGGGGAGTGTGCTTTCATGCGCCGGGAGCGGTTTTTACCGGGGATGCCCTTTTTGCGGGTTCGGTGGGAAGGACGGATTTCCCCGGCGGTAACCATACACTCCTGATTCAGGGAATCAGGAAAAAGATCTTTCCCCTCGGCGATTCATTGAGGGTATATCCCGGCCATGGACCAGCCAGTACTATCGGAACAGAACGCCGACGCAATCCTTTCTTTGCTGCTTCCATCTGAACCACCCCCACTCCCTGTTTTAATTTTTCTTGAAAGATCCGGCTCCTTATGCTTTCTTACTGGTCTATCATCACAGTTTGACCCCGCGCGTGCACGGGTGGGGAGCCGTCAGACCAGCCGCTGAAGAAGGTTACATCAGCGGTATCGAAAGGAGGATTCGGAAAAAATGCTCAAAATCGGGTTTGTTGGTTGGAGAGGTATGGTGGGGTCCGTTCTCATGGCAAGAATGAGAGAAGAGCAGGACTTCAAGGGCTTCGAACCCGTATTTTTCAGCACCTCAAACGTTGGGGGCCAAGGCCCTGACGTAGGCATGGAAATTCCACCCTTAAAAGACGCCTATGATATCGAACTATTGACTCAGTTGGATATTGTGGTCTCATGTCAGGGGGGAGATTATACCCAAAGGATCCATCCGGAACTGCGAAAAAACGGCTGGAAAGGTTATTGGATCGATTCGGCTTCAACGCTCCGGATGGTTGATGAAAGCATCATTGTGCTGGACCCGGTCAACAGGGCCGTGATTGATGCCGGACTCTCTTCCGGCGTTAAGATCTATGTGGGAGGGAATTGCACGGTCAGCCTCATGCTCATGGCCCTTTCAGGCCTTTTCTCCGAAAAAGTTGTGGAATGGATATCTTCCATGACCTACCAGGCGGCCTCGGGTGCAGGGGCCAAGCATATGAAGGAACTCGTCTCTCAGATGGCCTTTCTCGGTGATGCTGCAAAGGATCTTCTTGAAGACCCCGCCTCCACTGCCGTGGAAATAGATGCCTTGCTCACCCGTGAACTTAGAAGTTCCGCTTTTCCGGCGGAACACTTCGGGGTACCATTGGCCGCCAGTCTCATACCATGGATTGACCGGCCCATGGAAACGGGGCAAACCAGGGAAGAATGGAAAGGCTTTGCTGAAACAAATAAGATCTTGGGTACTGCATCCGATCCCATTCCGGTCGACGGGATATGCGTCAGGGTCGGGGCCATGCGCTGCCACAGCCAGGGATTCACGATCAAGCTCAAAAGAGATATTCCGCTTGCTGAACTGTCCGATATGGTTGAATCGGCCAATGAGTGGGTCCGCCTGGTACCCAACGATAAGGAATCTACAATCAGGGACCTGACGCCTGCCGCTGTCAGCGGAACCTTGAATATCGCGGTGGGAAGACTCCGGAAAATGAATATCGGGCCCGATTTTATCACGGCATTCACCTGTGGAGATCAGCTCTTGTGGGGGGCGGCGGAACCTATTCGCAGGAT is from Deltaproteobacteria bacterium and encodes:
- a CDS encoding MBL fold metallo-hydrolase codes for the protein MLRKLVVGPYQTNCYILGCEKTKQGAVIDPGDEVYRIVREITRNALRISFILFTHGHPDHTGGAADLKRITKAPLLIHRLDAPGLGVPPDGYLQEGQQIQVGHYKLRVIHTPGHSPGGVCFHAPGAVFTGDALFAGSVGRTDFPGGNHTLLIQGIRKKIFPLGDSLRVYPGHGPASTIGTERRRNPFFAASI
- the asd gene encoding aspartate-semialdehyde dehydrogenase; this translates as MLKIGFVGWRGMVGSVLMARMREEQDFKGFEPVFFSTSNVGGQGPDVGMEIPPLKDAYDIELLTQLDIVVSCQGGDYTQRIHPELRKNGWKGYWIDSASTLRMVDESIIVLDPVNRAVIDAGLSSGVKIYVGGNCTVSLMLMALSGLFSEKVVEWISSMTYQAASGAGAKHMKELVSQMAFLGDAAKDLLEDPASTAVEIDALLTRELRSSAFPAEHFGVPLAASLIPWIDRPMETGQTREEWKGFAETNKILGTASDPIPVDGICVRVGAMRCHSQGFTIKLKRDIPLAELSDMVESANEWVRLVPNDKESTIRDLTPAAVSGTLNIAVGRLRKMNIGPDFITAFTCGDQLLWGAAEPIRRILNIVIEHLSS